Proteins from a single region of Balaenoptera acutorostrata chromosome 16, mBalAcu1.1, whole genome shotgun sequence:
- the LOC114238843 gene encoding 40S ribosomal protein S29-like produces the protein MGHQQLYWSHPRKFGQGSRSCRVCSNRHGLIRKYGLNMCHQCFRQYAKDIGFIKLD, from the coding sequence ATGGGGCACCAGCAGCTCTACTGGAGCCATCCGAGAAAATTCGGCCAGGGTTCTCGTTCTTGCCGCGTCTGCTCAAACCGGCACGGTCTGATCCGGAAATACGGCCTCAATATGTGCCACCAGTGTTTCCGCCAGTACGCGAAGGACATCGGCTTCATTAAGTTGGACTAA